The genomic DNA TCGAATTCCAGCTCGAAAAGGACGTCTATGACGCCGCTAACGACGTTCGCGAGAAGGTGGCCGGCATCCGAGGGGACCTTCCTGAAGAGATCGAGGAGCCGGTCGTCAGCCAGTACGACCCGCAGGCCAGGCCGGTGTTGTCGCTCACGGTGTCCGGCTCTCGCCCGGCGCGCGAGATAACGGAACTCGCCAAGAACCTGATAAAAAAGCGGCTTGAGACCGTTACCGGTGTCGGCCAGGTGCTGCTCATCGGCGGTTCCGAACGCGAGGTGCTCGTTGCCCTCAATCCGGAACGGATGGAATCGTACGATGTCAGCGTTGCCGATGTTCAGGACGCCATTCGTGCTGCCAACCTCGAAGTGCCGGGGGGCAGAGTGGACGAGAAGTCGCGCGAGTATCTTGTCCGAATCATGGGCCGAATCGACAATGTCTCGCAGTTCAATAATGTGATCATCAAGAACCGGCAGGGCGTGCAGGTGCGATTACAGGACATCGGCCGTGCTGTTGACACAACCGTCGAGCAGCGCTCGTTGTCGCGGTTTAATGATAAACCTGCCGTCTCACTCGGCCTCAGCAAACAATCCGGAGCCAATGTGGTCGATCTGGCGCACGAAGCTCGTAAGGTCATAGCTGAACTCAAAAGCGAAGTGCCGCCCGACATCAAGATAGAAGTTGTCGCCGACGATTCCGAGTTCATCGAGGAATCGATCGCCGAGATCAACTTCAATATTATCTTCGGCATGTTGCTGGCCGTCATTGTACTGTACTTGTTCCTGCTTGATTTTCGTCCCACTATCATCGCCGGACTTTCCATCCCGATATCGTTGATCGCAACATTCACGGTTATGAAGATGCTCGGGTTTACGGTCAATTTCATGACCCTGCTCGGGCTGTCGCTGGCGGTCGGAATGCTTATCGACGACGCCATCGTCGTCATCGAGAACATCTATCGCCACATCGATGAAGGAGAAGCTGCCTGGAGCGCCGCCTTTACCGCCACCAAGGAGATTGGCCTGGCGGTGATGGCAACCACGTTTTCGATCGTGGTCGTGTTCATTCCGGTCGCCTTTATGGAAGGGATCATCGGGCGATTCTTCTACCAATTTGGCATGTCGGTAGCATTTGCGGTAATCATCTCGCTGTTTGTAGCGTTTACGCTTACACCGATGCTGTCCGCCCGGTGGTTGCACAAGCATGGTGACGCCGGACCTGGCGCACACTTGGAGTCAGGTTTCTGGCGCAGGTTTCACGGTGCGCTTGGCTATTGGAACCGAGCCTTCGACTGGTTCAAACCCAAATACCACGGTCTCCTCGCGGCATCTCTACGCAGACGATGGGTGGTCATGGTAGTTGCCGTCCTTTCATTCGCCGGCGCTCTTGGCACCACATTGTTTCTGGGGAGTGAGTTCCTCACCGAATCGGACCGGGGCCAGTTTGCGATTGGCGTCTCCACACCACCCGGCTCCACATTACAGCAGACCTCAGATGCTATTGCCAGTATCGAAAGAATCGTTCGAGTAATGCCCGAGGTCACCTCCACCTATGTGACCATCGGTTCCGGCAATGACCCGGTCACCGAAGGCCAGATTCTGCTGAAGCTCGTGGACCGGGCAGAACGAAAACTGTCGGCCAAGCAGATGATGGACTCCGTTCGCGCGCTTATTGCGGATATCCCAGGCATCGAGACATCGGTCTCAAGCGGTGAGCATGGCGGCGGAAGTAATAGAGAGGTCGAATTCTCGGTTCGTGGTGAGGATCTGGACGTCGTTCGCGGGCTCGCGCGGCAGGTACAGAAAATTGTCACCGGTGTGCCCGGCACCGTGGATATTGATAACAGCATGGCCGAGGGAAAACCTGAGCTGCACGTGCAAGTGGACCGAAAGGCCGCCGATGATCTTGGTCTGAATCTGGCGGCCATCCCCATGACGGTCCGCGCCCTGGTGGAGGGAGAGGTGGTCACGCGATACAAAGAGGGGAACGAGGAATACGATGTTCGCATGCGGCTCGACAAGCCGTACCGGGCCTCTGCCGAAGATATCGGACGGATCCTTGTCGAAAGCAACAAGGACAAACCGGACAACGGCAAGCTGCTTGTTCCCCTGAACCGCGTCGCCACCATAACCAAACGATCCGAGATTGGCCAGTACGATCGGTTCAATCGTCAGCGTGAAGTGCGGGTCAACTGGAACGTGACCAGCGGCGCTTTTACTGGT from Candidatus Zixiibacteriota bacterium includes the following:
- a CDS encoding efflux RND transporter permease subunit, with product MTLSEVAIKRPVFTTMMMLALVVLGYTALTSLAVEEMPKVDFPYVTVQTVYPGAAAETIETEVSKRIEDAVNQISGVRNITSRSQEGYSLVFIEFQLEKDVYDAANDVREKVAGIRGDLPEEIEEPVVSQYDPQARPVLSLTVSGSRPAREITELAKNLIKKRLETVTGVGQVLLIGGSEREVLVALNPERMESYDVSVADVQDAIRAANLEVPGGRVDEKSREYLVRIMGRIDNVSQFNNVIIKNRQGVQVRLQDIGRAVDTTVEQRSLSRFNDKPAVSLGLSKQSGANVVDLAHEARKVIAELKSEVPPDIKIEVVADDSEFIEESIAEINFNIIFGMLLAVIVLYLFLLDFRPTIIAGLSIPISLIATFTVMKMLGFTVNFMTLLGLSLAVGMLIDDAIVVIENIYRHIDEGEAAWSAAFTATKEIGLAVMATTFSIVVVFIPVAFMEGIIGRFFYQFGMSVAFAVIISLFVAFTLTPMLSARWLHKHGDAGPGAHLESGFWRRFHGALGYWNRAFDWFKPKYHGLLAASLRRRWVVMVVAVLSFAGALGTTLFLGSEFLTESDRGQFAIGVSTPPGSTLQQTSDAIASIERIVRVMPEVTSTYVTIGSGNDPVTEGQILLKLVDRAERKLSAKQMMDSVRALIADIPGIETSVSSGEHGGGSNREVEFSVRGEDLDVVRGLARQVQKIVTGVPGTVDIDNSMAEGKPELHVQVDRKAADDLGLNLAAIPMTVRALVEGEVVTRYKEGNEEYDVRMRLDKPYRASAEDIGRILVESNKDKPDNGKLLVPLNRVATITKRSEIGQYDRFNRQREVRVNWNVTSGAFTGTTSNLVLAEVAKMQVPPGYIIEPTGMEKIRGESFNAIGKALFLAVIFIYLLLASQYESFFDPFSIMLSLPLSLIGAFLGLLGSSLSIQSLIGIVLLMGLVTKNAILLIDFVKQQRAKGIPRTEAILMAGPIRLRPILMTTFAMVFGMLPLATGLGPGGEFRAPMARAVIGGVISSTLLTLVVVPVVYTLIDDFVGLFRRRSAVTASVTGKEPAVGESLDRPK